One genomic region from Candidatus Aminicenantes bacterium encodes:
- a CDS encoding CopG family transcriptional regulator — protein sequence MIRDKVTLKIPRPLYDRLKTVIEGSGFSSVNEFVVYVLRDLMSTGLEDRDDRSRDETEAIRRRLKNLGYF from the coding sequence ATGATCCGGGACAAGGTGACCCTGAAGATTCCCCGGCCACTCTATGACCGCTTGAAAACAGTCATTGAAGGCAGTGGGTTCAGCAGTGTAAACGAGTTCGTGGTGTACGTCTTGCGCGATCTAATGTCAACCGGCCTGGAAGACAGGGACGACCGCAGCCGGGATGAAACCGAGGCCATCCGCCGCCGACTGAAGAACCTGGGTTACTTTTAG
- a CDS encoding PilZ domain-containing protein, with protein sequence MAKRQFPRYQKNLLVNISSNGFDGLGLVMNVSRRGVYVESPELFAPYTRLSLLLAAGNELIPLTGIVVWNNTDSDPNVSGISGGMGIQIKRPPRRYVEYLADFSLDQRP encoded by the coding sequence ATGGCCAAGCGACAATTTCCGCGCTATCAGAAAAACCTGTTGGTCAATATCAGCAGCAATGGATTTGACGGCCTCGGGCTGGTCATGAACGTATCCAGGCGGGGAGTTTATGTTGAATCCCCGGAACTGTTCGCTCCGTATACCCGCCTTTCATTGCTGCTGGCCGCGGGCAATGAGTTGATTCCCTTAACCGGAATCGTGGTCTGGAACAACACGGATTCCGATCCCAATGTTTCCGGAATTTCCGGCGGAATGGGCATTCAGATCAAACGCCCGCCCCGCAGGTACGTGGAGTATCTGGCGGATTTCAGTCTTGATCAACGGCCTTGA
- a CDS encoding DUF1282 domain-containing protein, protein MNFNAILQRCLALVTKPKEEWEKIKGKDTSIAALFTQYAMILAAIPALAGFIGYSLIGINFGLRTFRIPVGRGLLWAIFQYVLALVGVYVMGMIIDLLASSFGAEKNLNESMKIAVYAWTPAWVAGILLLIPSLSVITLIVSLYALFLFYLGIKIVKNPPEDKAVAYFVVTLILVIVVSLLINYLARVIAFPGIGSFMGRF, encoded by the coding sequence ATGAATTTTAACGCCATCTTGCAGCGCTGTCTGGCCCTCGTAACCAAGCCCAAAGAAGAATGGGAAAAAATCAAGGGGAAAGACACATCCATTGCCGCCCTCTTTACCCAATACGCCATGATCCTGGCCGCCATACCCGCCCTGGCCGGCTTCATCGGGTATTCCTTGATCGGCATCAACTTCGGTCTGCGCACGTTCCGGATTCCCGTGGGCCGGGGTTTGCTCTGGGCCATATTCCAGTACGTACTGGCATTGGTCGGGGTTTATGTTATGGGCATGATTATCGATCTCTTGGCTTCTTCCTTCGGAGCTGAGAAAAACCTGAATGAATCCATGAAAATCGCGGTATACGCCTGGACCCCGGCCTGGGTAGCCGGAATCCTGCTGCTCATCCCCTCGCTTTCCGTAATCACCCTCATCGTCAGCCTCTATGCCCTGTTTCTATTCTACCTGGGCATTAAAATCGTCAAGAACCCACCCGAAGACAAAGCCGTCGCTTATTTTGTCGTCACCCTGATTCTGGTCATCGTGGTTTCCCTGCTGATCAACTACCTGGCCCGTGTCATTGCGTTTCCCGGCATCGGGTCTTTCATGGGCCGGTTCTGA
- a CDS encoding N-acetylmuramoyl-L-alanine amidase, with protein sequence MPRSTHNYQSIFCGILLLALSSLAFAATTRATLNNIRFYNYPDYTRVVLDLSRPMQIREKVLPGKEVTRLYFDLTPCRMGADFPREKVPEIPIDTGNLKRVRLGQQNADTLRVVFDFFQIGRYRQFYLRGPDRIVFDIYQQQREIASAPTLPETSDGGYSLARQLGLGVHHIIVDPGHGGKDPGTANPQLKLQEKSITLDIARRLKLLLGGKAGFKVTLTRDDDRYISLEERTAIANSHKADLFVSIHLNAAPNKKARGVETYYLSFTTDPWATQVAAQENAVSTKSIGEMKSLIEKIMQNAKVTESKALAASVQKNLADTLRKQHKQVANLGVKKAPFYVLAGAEMPSVLVEASFLSHKDEARLLNTDAYREQIAKGLYDGILAYIHSLGKTEPGGEHSQTAASVNLQP encoded by the coding sequence GTGCCGCGATCAACGCATAACTACCAGTCCATCTTCTGCGGGATTCTGTTGTTGGCCCTGTCGTCGCTTGCTTTTGCGGCAACGACCCGGGCAACGCTGAACAACATTCGCTTTTACAATTATCCCGATTACACCCGGGTGGTCCTGGACCTGAGCCGTCCCATGCAAATCCGGGAAAAAGTACTCCCGGGAAAAGAAGTAACCCGGCTCTATTTTGATCTCACGCCCTGTCGCATGGGGGCGGACTTCCCCAGGGAAAAAGTCCCGGAAATCCCGATCGATACGGGAAACCTGAAACGGGTCCGCCTGGGGCAACAAAACGCAGACACCCTGCGGGTGGTTTTTGATTTTTTCCAGATCGGGAGGTATCGCCAATTTTACCTGCGCGGACCGGACCGGATCGTCTTCGACATCTATCAGCAACAGCGGGAGATCGCGTCGGCCCCGACTCTCCCTGAAACGAGCGACGGCGGTTATTCTTTGGCACGGCAACTCGGACTGGGCGTACATCACATCATTGTAGACCCGGGACACGGCGGCAAGGATCCCGGCACCGCGAACCCCCAACTCAAGCTTCAAGAGAAAAGCATTACCCTGGACATCGCACGCCGGCTCAAACTGCTGCTTGGCGGAAAAGCCGGATTCAAAGTCACCCTGACCCGTGATGACGATCGCTACATTTCTTTGGAAGAACGCACCGCGATCGCCAATTCACACAAAGCCGATCTGTTTGTGTCCATCCACCTGAACGCGGCGCCCAACAAAAAAGCCCGAGGGGTGGAAACCTACTATCTCAGTTTCACCACCGATCCGTGGGCGACCCAGGTGGCTGCCCAGGAAAACGCCGTCAGCACCAAATCGATCGGGGAAATGAAATCTCTGATCGAAAAAATCATGCAGAACGCGAAAGTAACGGAATCCAAAGCATTGGCCGCGAGCGTGCAGAAAAACCTTGCGGATACGTTGAGAAAACAACACAAGCAGGTCGCAAATCTGGGTGTAAAAAAGGCGCCTTTTTATGTGCTGGCCGGAGCGGAAATGCCCTCCGTTCTCGTGGAAGCCTCGTTCTTGAGCCACAAAGACGAAGCGCGGTTGCTGAACACGGATGCGTACCGTGAACAAATCGCCAAAGGCCTTTATGATGGCATCCTGGCCTACATCCACAGCCTGGGAAAAACCGAACCCGGCGGAGAACACTCACAAACCGCGGCTTCCGTGAA